Part of the Halomarina litorea genome is shown below.
TCGTACTCGCTCGCGTGGACCGCCTCCACCTCGGTGTCGATGGCGTCGGCGACGAGGTCCAGCGAGCGTTCGAGGGTCATCGCGTCGCGGTCGGCGACGTTGTACGCCTCGCCGGCCTCGCCCGCCTCGGCGACGACGCGGAGGGCGCTGGCCACGTCACCGACGTACGCGCGGTGGAACAGGCTCCCACCGTCCCCGGGGACGAGGACGTGGTCGTACTCGCTGACCCGGTTCACCCAGTACGCGAAGCGCTCGGTGTAGTCGTGGGGACCGTAGACGAGCATCGGCCGGACGCTCATCGCGTTCGTCCCCGACTCGGCGGCCTCGAAGACCGCACGGTCGCCCTCGGCCTTCCGCGGGCCGTACGTCTCCATCGATTCGTCGCGGGCCTGTTCGGGCGTGCACTCACACAGCGGTGTCTCGTCCTCGCGCATCGGGACGGACTGCTCGGCGTAGGCGCTCCCCGAGGAGACGTAGACGTAGGCCTCGCAGTCGGTGAACACCGTACACGCCTCGCGGACCTGCTCCGGGTGGTACGCACAGAGGTCCACGACCACGTCCGGGTTCACCTGTCCCCGGGCGCGTTCGAGGTCCCTCCGGTCGTTCCGGTCGCCCTGAACGTGCGAGACGTCCTCGCGGTCGGCGAAGGGATTCTCGCTCTCCCCGCGCGTGAGGAGCGTCACGTCGTAGTCGTGCGCGAGGAACTCCTCGACGGTGTGGCGGCCGATGAAGCGCGTGCCACCGATGGTGAGCAGGGTCGGCATAATTCGTGTCCGGGAGCCAGCGACAAAAGCGTGGGTTACGGTCTGCCGAGGTCGACCGTCTCCCCGTCCTCGGGCACCACCACCTGTTCGGCGTGACTCCCCTCGGCTAGCGCCTGCGCGAGGTCCCCGCGGGTCTGCAGGCAGTGGTTGATGGCGTCCACGTGGTCCGCGAGGACGGGCGCGTCGGTGTGTTCACAGACCGAAATCACGTCCTCGGCGGTCATCGTGATGGGTCGCCCTTCGGTGAACTGCGCCGCGCCCGCGTTGACGACGACGGCGTCGGGGTCGTACGCCGAGAGCGTCTCGCCCACCGCGTCGTACCAGACGGTGTCCCCCGCGTGGTAGAGCGTGGTCGACCCGTCGTCCAGCACGAACCCCGAGACGGGGGCCATCTGCTCGGCGAGTTCGCCGTGCCCGTGGCGCGCCGGGACGCGGTCGACGTCGATGCCCTCGAACGCCAGCGAGTCCGTGACGGGGCGCACGTCCTCGAACGTCTCCTCCAGTTCGGACTCGTCTTCGGGTTGGCAGAGCACCGGAATATCGGCGGGCAACTGCTCGCGGGCCGCGTCGTCAAGGTGGTCGCGGTGGAGGTGCGTCACCAGCATCCCGTCCGCCTCAAGCGAGACGTCCGGCAGGGCCACGAGCGGGTTCCGGCGGTCGTTCGGCGAGTTCGGGATGGGCGGCATGGCTCCCCGTTCGGCGAGCATCGGGTCCACGAGGAGGCGCGTGCCGTCGAAGTCGAGAAGCAGGGTGGCGTGGCGAACGAGCGTGATCGAGACCATGTTCGTCCGTCGCACGCCGAGGACGTAGCCGTTGGGACGGCGGCAGTCTACCTAGTCCGACCGACTGCG
Proteins encoded:
- a CDS encoding NAD-dependent epimerase/dehydratase family protein, producing MPTLLTIGGTRFIGRHTVEEFLAHDYDVTLLTRGESENPFADREDVSHVQGDRNDRRDLERARGQVNPDVVVDLCAYHPEQVREACTVFTDCEAYVYVSSGSAYAEQSVPMREDETPLCECTPEQARDESMETYGPRKAEGDRAVFEAAESGTNAMSVRPMLVYGPHDYTERFAYWVNRVSEYDHVLVPGDGGSLFHRAYVGDVASALRVVAEAGEAGEAYNVADRDAMTLERSLDLVADAIDTEVEAVHASEYDLERGDLSPEEFVLYTPDPLLADTGKLTALGWESTPVDEAVTTTARAHLDSDRTGADHDPGREREAGVIDALTE
- a CDS encoding MBL fold metallo-hydrolase, with amino-acid sequence MVSITLVRHATLLLDFDGTRLLVDPMLAERGAMPPIPNSPNDRRNPLVALPDVSLEADGMLVTHLHRDHLDDAAREQLPADIPVLCQPEDESELEETFEDVRPVTDSLAFEGIDVDRVPARHGHGELAEQMAPVSGFVLDDGSTTLYHAGDTVWYDAVGETLSAYDPDAVVVNAGAAQFTEGRPITMTAEDVISVCEHTDAPVLADHVDAINHCLQTRGDLAQALAEGSHAEQVVVPEDGETVDLGRP